Proteins from a genomic interval of Cryptococcus neoformans var. grubii H99 chromosome 8, complete sequence:
- a CDS encoding arginine-tRNA ligase, whose product MASLQASDIPEKYTLPILPEIQGVDPTRSVVEAFKIAAAKLVAHAWEDDVAKIYPAVEMGKKGADLSIAVVRFKRGKPVDLEVWTKKVIDSFKADVFFSGVKSPDNKFLHFTFNKESFAYHLLRQINLTAAASVADPTNHTLAYGTTTEGAGKHIVVDFSSPNIAKPFHAGHLRSTIIGAVICNLHEANGWKVTRLNYLGDWGTQYGLLSVGFNKYGNEEELVKDPIHHLFQVYVKINNARDEQKKKFEAGETIPDEENIHLLAKKVFKDMEDGEPKAIAQWARFRDLSIEKLEGTYNKLNVHFDVYWGESQVSEESIARAIKIVQEKNLTCEDRGALLVDLTKFKMDKAIVRKGDGTSIYLTRDLGGAYDKYQKYKFDKHLYVVQAAQTLHFNQLFKTLELMGEPYADKLEYVTFGLVKGMSTRKGTVVFLEDIIAEATDVMHEQMKSNEAKYAQVEDPEGTSAIIGTTAVKIQDMAGRRINDYDFDIKRCTSFEGDFGPFIQYSHVRLCSVQRKNPNVLVPQSINEIDLSILNEPKVNDIIMHLALYPTHVRNAFLQSEPSQLVTWCFKLGHLVGAAWETVKVTGQEEEIAKARLFFYVTTREVLASAMRMLSLTPIERM is encoded by the exons ATggcttctctccaagcttcGGATATCCCCGAAAAGTACACTCTCCCCATTTTGCCCGAGATCCAGGGTGTGGACCCCACCAGGAGCGTAGTCGAGGCGTTTAAAATCGCCGCAGCTAAGCTTGTGGCGCATGCCTGGGAGGACGATGTAGCGAAGATTTACCCTGCTGTTGAgatgggcaagaagggcgCCGACCTTTCCATTGCTGTGGTTAGGTTCAAAAGGGGGAAGCCCGTCGATTTGGAAGTCTGGACAAAGAAGGTCATTGACAGT TTCAAGGCAGATGTCTTTTTCTCTGGCGTGAAGTCTCCTGACAACAAGTTCCTCCATTTCACCTTCAA CAAAGAGTCCTTTGCCTACCATCTCCTTCGTCAAATCAACCTCACTGCGGCCGCCTCTGTCGCTGACCCCACTAATCACACTCTCGCCTACGGTACCACCACTGAAGGTGCCGGCAAGCATATCGTTGTCGATTTTTCCTCTCCCAACATTGCCAAACCATTTCACGCTGGTCACTTGCGAAGCACCATTATTGGTGCCGTCATCTGCAACCTCCACGAGGCTAACGGCTGGAAGGTTACAAGGTTGAATTATCTCGGTGACTGGGGAACCCAATACGGTCTCTTATCCGTTGGTTTTAACAAATACGGAAACGAGGAAGAGTTAGTCAAGGATCCTATCCACCACTTATTCCAGGTCTACGTCAAGATCAACAACGCGAGGGAtgaacagaagaagaagtttgAGGCAGGCGAGACTATCCCAGATGAGGAGAACATTCACTTATTGGCTAAGAAGGTCTTCAAGGACATGGAGGATG GCGAGCCCAAGGCGATTGCCCAGTGGGCCCGATTCCGAGATCTCTCGATCGAAAAGCTCGAGGGCACCTACAACAAGCTCAACGTTCACTTTGATGTCTACTGGGGCGAATCTCAAGTTTCTGAGGAGTCAATAGCGCGGGCTATCAAAATCGTCCAGGAGAAGAACTTGACTTGTGAAGACCGAGGAGCTTTGTTGGTTGATTTGACCAAGTTCAAAATGGACAAAGCCATCGTCAGGAAGGGTGACGGTACTTCTATTTACCTTACCCGAGATCTCGGTGGTGCCTACGACAAGTACCAGAAGTACAAGTTCGATAAGCATCTCTACGTCGTCCAGGCCGCTCAAACCTTGCATTTCAACCAACTTTTTAAGACTCTTGAGCTCATGGGCGAACCTTACGCTGACAAACTTGAGTACGTTACTTTCGGTCTTGTCAAGGGTATGTCTACCAGGAAGGGTACTGTTGTCTTCTTGGAAGACATCATCGCCGAGGCTACCGATGTCATGCACGAGCAAATGAAGAGCAATGAGGCCAAGTACGCTCAAGTCGAGGACCCTGAGGGTACTAGTGCCATCATTGGTACCACTGCCGTGAAGATCCAGGACATGGCCGGTAGGAG GATTAACGACTATGACTTTGACATCAAACGATGTACCTCTTTTGAAGGCGATTTCGGACCCTTCATCCAATATTCTCACGTTCGTCTTTGTTCCGTTCAGCGAAAGAACCCCAACGTTCTCGTTCCGCAATCCATCAACGAAATTGACCTTTCCATTCTCAATGAGCCCAAGGTCAACGACATCATTATGCATCTCGCGCTTTACCCCACCCACGTCCGAAACGCTTTCCTCCAAAGTGAACCCAGCCAACTTGTTACGTGGTGTTTCAAGCTGGGTCACTTAGTCGGTGCTGCTTGGGAGACCGTCAAAGTCACTGgccaggaggaagagattgcCAAGGCGAGGTTATTCTTCTACGTCACTACCAGGGAGGTTTTGGCGAGCgcgatgaggatgttgagTTTGACTCCTATCGAGAGGATGTAA
- a CDS encoding T-complex protein 1 subunit delta: MASTAAVPQGPGASISDRSFTDKGRPTEVRLSNMNAAKAVADAVRTSLGPKGMDKMIQTGNGEVVITNDGATILKHMAVLHPAARMLVELSQAQDIEAGDGTTSVVVLAGSLLSAAEKLLAQGIHPTTVAQSFQNAASKAVEFLEGMSMPVDLNDRESLLRAARTSLNSKIVSQYSSTLAPIAVSAVTRLVTSASSNVDLRDIRIVKKVGGTIEDTELVEGLALNQIAMTNAGGPTRMEKAKIGLIQFQLSSPKPDMDNQIVVNDYRQMDKILKEERQYLLNLCKRIKKTGCNVLLIQKSILRDAVTDLSLHFLAKLKILVIKDIERDEIDFIAKSTGAKPVADIEAFTEDKLGSAELVEETNQSGAKVVKVTGVKNAGKTVSVVCTGANELVLEESERSLHDALCVVRCLVKKRALIAGGGAPEIHVSRLLTDYAHTLKGKEAYCFQAFAEALEVIPTTLAENAGLNPISIVTELRNKHALGDRNAGINVKKGIISNILEENVVQPLLVSTSALELATETVALILRIDDIQFSR, translated from the exons ATGGCTTCGACAGCAGCAGTTCCTCAAGGCCCTGGAGCCTCAATCTCCGACCGCTCTTTCACAGATAAG GGGAGACCTACTGAGGTCAGGTTGTCCAACATGAACGCGGCGAAAG CCGTTGCGGATGCCGTGCGAACTAGTTTGGGACCAAAGGGAATGGACAAGATG ATCCAAACCGGTAATGGAGAGGTCGTCATCACCAACGATGGTGCTACCATCCTCAAGCACATGGCCGTGCTCCACCCTGCTGCACGAATG CTTGTTGAGCTCTCACAAGCCCAGGATATCGAGGCCGGAGATGGTACTACCAGTGTTGTCGTTCTTGCCGGAAGTCTGCTATCCGCCGCCGAAAAGCTCCTTGCTCAAGGTATCCACCCGACAACAGTCGCCCAGTCTTTCCAGAATGCCGCTTCCAAGGCTGTCGAGTTCCTCGAGGGTATGAGCATGCCTGTTGATCTAAACGATCGAGAGAGCTTGTTGCGCGCTGCCCGAACAAGTTTGAATTCCAAG ATCGTTTCCCAATACTCCTCAACCCTTGCGCCCATCGCTGTCTCCGCCGTCACCCGACTCGTCACgtccgcctcttccaatgTTGACTTGAGAGATATCAGAATAGTGAAGAAAGTCGGGGGGACGATTGAAGACACTGAGCTGGTTGAGGGTTTGGCGCTTAACCAAATTGCGATGACTAACGCCGGAGGACCTacaaggatggagaaggctAAGATTGGCTTGATCCAATTCCAGCTTAGTAGCCCTAAGCCCGAC ATGGATAATCAGATCGTAGTTAACGATTACCGACAAATGGACAAAAttttgaaagaagagcgaCAATATCTCCTTAACCTCTGCAAGCGTATCAAGAAGACTGGCTGTAACGTCCTCCTCATTCAAAAATCCATCCTCCGCGACGCCGTCACCGACCTTTCTCTTCACTTCCttgccaagctcaagatcctcgtcatcaaaGATAttgagagagatgaaaTCGACTTCATTGCCAAATCCACCGGTGCCAAGCCCGTGGCCGACATTGAGGCCTTCACTGAGGACAAGCTTGGTTCTGCAGAGTTAGTGGAGGAAACTAACCAGTCTGGCGCTAAAGTCGTTAAGGTTACTGGTGTTAAGAACGCGGGTAAGACCGTGAGTGTTGTTTGCACGGGTGCGAATGAGCTTGTGCTTGAGGAGAGTGAGAGGAGTTTGCACGATGCGTTGTGCGTTGTAAGATGTCTTGTGAAGAAGCG TGCGTTGATTgccggtggtggtgctCCTGAAATCCATGTCTCTCGTCTCCTAACAGATTATGCCCACACACTCAAGGGTAAAGAGGCTTATTGCTTCCAAGCATTCGCCGAAGCTCTCGAAGTTATCCCCACCACCCTTGCCGAAAACGCCGGTCTCAACCCTATCTCCATTGTCACGGAACTGAGAAACAAGCACGCTCTTGGTGACCGAAATGCAGGTATCaatgtgaagaagggaatTATCAGTAACATTTTAGAGGAGAATGTAGTTCAACCTTTGTTGGTGTCTACGAGTGCTTTGGAGTTGGCGACTGAGACGGTGGCGTTGATTTTGAGGATTGACGATATTCAG TTTTCACGATAA
- a CDS encoding phosphoglycerate dehydrogenase: MDPPALAKLTITSPSPTFPSGPPLMSPYLPTPPPETLLPSSLAIVYIPTPLHSPALAYARTREMLDKAGKLMGLTIVGVGYDSIDIEGRKERDATVMNRPGANSQVVAELTLSLTLVLRRMPELDRRLRAGETMLSINNFGITLRSKVQAFDCTIHTFSPTSPPTRWSACDPSGLLPHTPHSSLSSMLLLIDILTLHCPLTPSSHNMISTEQRRMMKKGSVLVNMSRGAVVDEIALADELRREQSDDAGGRRVWRAASDVFAVEPVRKDVTNGLLGLDNFIGTPRIGGSRVEAQIDVCLQAINQLADYFDGFPAKNRVC; the protein is encoded by the exons ATGGACCCTCCAGCCCTTGCAAAACTAACTATcacctctccctctcctaCATTCCCTTCTGGTCCTCCTCTCATGTCCCCATACCTCCCCACACCTCCTCCCGAGacccttctcccttcctccctcgcCATAGTTTACATTCCAACCCCTCTTCACTCCCCTGCGCTCGCATACGCCAGGACGAG AGAGATGTTGGATAAGGCTGGAAAGCTAATGGGTTTGACTATTGTAGGTGTTGGGTATGACAGTATTGATATTGAGGGCCGCAAAGAGAGGGACGCCACAGTGATGA ACCGTCCGGGGGCGAACTCCCAGGTAGTTGCTGAGCTTACATTGTCACTCACTCTCGTACTTCGTCGAATGCCAGAGCTTGACCGTCGCCTTCGTGCTGGAGAAACCATGTTGTCTATTAACAATTTCGGTATAACGTTGAGAAGTAAAGTG CAGGCGTTTGACTGCACCATCCACACCTTCTCACCCACCTCGCCTCCTACGCGGTGGTCTGCCTGCGATCCCTCTGGCCTTCTCCCTCACACCCCTCATTCCTCCTTGTCATCTATGCTTCTCCTTATTGACATCCTGACCCTTCATTGCCCACTCACTCCTTCTTCGCACAATATGATCTCCACCGAACAAAggcggatgatgaaaaaggGTAGTGTCTTGGTCAATATGTCGAGAGGCGCTGTGGTGGATGAGATTGCCTTGGCAGACGAGTTGAGAAGGGAGCAAAGTGATGATGCAGGTGGTAGGAGAGTATGGAGAGCGGCGAGTGACGTCTTTGCAGTAGAGCCCGTAAGAAAGGATGTCACCAACGGGTTGCTGGGGCTCGATAACTTCATTGGAACGCCTCGTAT CGGAGGTAGCAGGGTGGAAGCTCAAATCGATGTGTGTCTCCAGGCTATCAACCAGCTTGCAGATTATTTTGATGGCTTTCCAGCGAAAAATCGAGTGTGCTGA
- a CDS encoding Cu-oxidase, with translation MGGIIKLSFLFCSLISLVNSENTGKLPTAISDHSVPKATATTDPSVFVLSNDFEITDVPTTREYTFNLTEALASPDGYERLVYAVNNMLPGPVIEANTGDTVIVHVNNYLHEGQGIHWHGLRQNGTALMDGVPGITQCSIPPGGSFTYQFTVSHQSGTFWWHSHYSNSMADGIWGPLIVHSPNEPLQRGRDYDEDRIVAVTDWMHDESETIVEALISSEGYRGRPFPPQGDAILINGRGQTNCTATGSPSCTYPPPPEIHVPVNCRVRLRFISAASHPMYRISIDNHSMEIVETDGTAVYGPTIHEISISSGERYSVIINTTEGKEGDAFWLRTSVALDCMAQGVTQVGLAVVRYTGNGSITTAEPRTEAWTDLARPDTPCVGLDEMYHLSPRELVNASQTALESRVLDSKLGKFVDVYGNSFEGYGFNNVTYQNQINDPLLYVVQRGGTCNSSLIANATFADIGPVNIIINNLDSHIGHPYHMHGTEFQLMGRGTGALTLDDLPNTNLTLDNPTRKDTIWMQGGSWALLRIISDNPGVWALHCHIGWHLAKGKMAVVVVQPEAIKKIQWPESWMDLCANTDPNAFGPARRSVS, from the exons ATGGGAGGCATAATCAagctttccttcctcttctgttCCCTCATTTCTTTGGTCAACAGCGAGAATACTGGCAA GCTGCCAACCGCGATTTCTGATCATTCTGTGCCGAAAGCGACAGCAACCACTGACCCTAGTGTATTCGTTCTTTCAAATGACTTCGAAATAACAGACGTCCCGACGACGAGAGAGTATACCTTCAACCTTAC TGAGGCTTTGGCCAGCCCTGACGGTTATGAACGGCTTGTTTATGCCGTCAACAACATGCTCCCTGGACCTGTGATAGAGGCTAACACCGGGGATACTGTTATCGTACATGTCAACAATTATCTGCATGAAGGACAGGGCATCC ATTGGCATGGTTTGCGACAGAATGGCACGGCTCTCATGGACGGTGTACCTGGTATAACCCAG TGTTCTATTCCGCCTGGAGGCTCATTTACCTACCAATTCACCGTAAGCCATCAATCAGGCACGTTTTGGTGGCATTCCCATTATTCCAATTCCATGGCCGACGGCATTTGGGGCCC CCTAATTGTCCACTCGCCCAATGAACCCCTCCAAAGGGGACGAGACTATGACGAGGATCGAATCGTAGCTGTAACTGACTGGAT GCATGATGAATCAGAAACCATCGTTGAAGCTCTAATCAGCTCAGAAGGGTATAGAGGA AGGCCTTTTCCGCCACAAGGTGATGCGATTCTTATCAACGGACGT GGCCAAACCAACTGCACAGCCACTGGTTCCCCCTCATGCacctatcctcctcctcccgaGATTCACGTGCCAGTCAATTGCAGGGTTCGTCTACGCTTTATCAGCGCTGCCTCTCACCCCATGTACCGCATCTCTATCGACAACCATTCCATGGAAATCGTTGAGACGGATGGCACTGCTGTTTACGGACCTACCATTCATGAAATTTCTATCTCGTCTGGAGAACGGTACTCTGTAATTATCAATACCAccgaaggaaaagaaggggatgcGTTCTGGCTGAGGACAAGTGTTGCTCTGGACTGTATGGCGCAAGGGGTTACTCAAGTGGGGTTGGCGGTGGTGAGATATACGGGTAATGGCTCTATTACTACCGCTGAGCCTCGAACTGAAGCTTG GACTGATTTAGCGAGACCTGACACTCCGTGTGTTGGGCTTGATGAAATGTATCATCTTTC GCCACGAGAGCTTGTGAATGCGTCCCAAACAGCTTTGGAGAGTCGTGTTCTCGATAGCAAGCTGGGTAAATTCGTGGACGTCTATGGTAACTCCTTCGAAGGTTAC GGATTCAATAATGTCACATACCAGAACCAAATAAACGACCCCTTACTTTACGTCGTCCAGCGTGGTGGCACTTGCAACAGCTCATTAATAGCCAACGCAACTTTTGCAGATATCGGTCCTGttaacatcatcatcaacaacctAGATTCCCATATTGGTCACCCTTACCACATGCACGGCACCGAGTTTCAGTTGATGGGACGAGGTACTGGAGCTCTCACTCTTGATGACCTGCCAAATACTAATCTTACTTTGGACAATCCTACGAGGAAGGATACGATTTGGATGCAGGGTGGAAGCTGGGCATTATTGAGGATCATTTCTGATAATCCCGGGGTGTGGGCCTTGCATTGTCATATCGGATGGCACCTAGCCAAAGGGAAG ATGGCTGTGGTCGTTGTCCAGCCAGAAGCGATCAAAAAGATTCAATGGCCTGAATCTTGGATGGAT CTTTGTGCTAACACTGATCCCAACGCATTTGGTCCAGCGCGGCGTTCAGTTTCTTGA
- a CDS encoding laccase, which translates to MRGVVKLFFLSCSLVSLVSSEETGKSPTANYDHYMPKATATIDPSVFALSNDFEITDVPTTREYTFDITKALASPDGYEREVYVVNNMFPGPVIEANTGDTIIVHVNNHLEEGQSIHWHGLRQLGTAFMDGVPGITQCPIPPGSSFTYQFTVSHQSGTFWWHSHYSNSMADGIWGPLIIHSPNEPLQRGRDYDEDRIVFITDWVHDNSEVVIAALATPEGYKGSPAPPQGDAILINGRGQTNCTATGSSSCTYPPPPEIHVPVNCRVRLRFISATAHPMYRITIDNHPLEVVETDGTAVYGPTVHEISIAPGERYSAIINTSEGKEGDAFWLRTSVALGCMFGGIDQVGLAVVRYTGNGMVSTEEPQTTAWSDLAGATTPCAGLDQTYTLSPRESFSAPREFSQSHVFNSQRGAFVNVYGNTFQGYGFNNISYQNQIFNPLLSIVQRGGSCESTLVASTTFPDLGSGNIIINNLDGVIDHPYHLHGNEFQVIGRGTGALSLDNLTNIDFNLDNPVRKDTLWIQGGSWVVLRITTDNPGVWALHCHIGWHLTEGKLAVVVIQPGAIGHMEGPESWTNLCANTDPNAFGPARRSPSPSIQSSKTSTFQYLREVKGKVVKRRGAREA; encoded by the exons ATGCGGGGAGTAGtcaagctcttctttctaTCTTGTTCCCTCGTTTCGCTGGTCAGCAGCGAGGAGACTGGCAA GTCGCCAACCGCGAACTATGACCATTATATGCCGAAGGCGACAGCAACCATTGATCCTAGTGTATTCGCTCTTTCAAATGACTTTGAAATAACAGATGTTCCGACGACGAGGGAGTATACCTTCGATATCAC CAAAGCGTTGGCCAGCCCTGATGGTTATGAACGAGAGGTTTACGTTGTCAACAACATGTTCCCTGGACCTGTGATAGAGGCTAACACCGGGGATACTATTATCGTACATGTCAACAATCATTTGGAGGAAGGACAAAGTATCC ACTGGCATGGTTTGCGGCAGCTTGGCACGGCTTTCATGGACGGTGTCCCTGGTATAACACAG TGTCCTATTCCCCCTGGAAGCTCATTTACCTACCAATTCACCGTAAGCCATCAGTCAGGCACGTTTTGGTGGCATTCCCATTATTCCAATTCCATGGCCGACGGCATTTGGGGCCC CTTAATTATCCATTCGCCCAATGAACCCCTCCAAAGGGGACGAGACTATGACGAGGATCGAATCGTTTTTATAACTGACTGGGT GCATGACAACTCAGAAGTCGTTATTGCAGCTCTAGCTACTCCAGAAGGGTACAAAGGA AGCCCTGCTCCGCCACAAGGTGATGCGATTCTCATCAATGGACGT GGCCAAACCAACTGCACAGCCACTGGTTCCTCCTCATGCACCTATCCGCCTCCTCCCGAGATTCACGTGCCAGTCAATTGCAGGGTTCGTCTGCGCTTTATCAGTGCGACCGCCCATCCCATGTACCGCATAACTATCGACAACCACCCTTTGGAAGTTGTGGAAACCGACGGTACAGCCGTCTATGGGCCCACAGTCCATGAAATCTCCATTGCACCTGGGGAACGGTACTCTGCAATTATCAACACCTcagaagggaaggaaggtgatgCGTTCTGGCTGAGGACAAGTGTTGCTCTGGGCTGTATGTTTGGTGGAATAGATCAGGTGGGATTGGCGGTTGTGAGGTATACGGGTAATGGAATGGTTAGTACTGAAGAGCCTCAAACTACTGCTTG GAGTGATCTAGCGGGAGCTACAACTCCTTGTGCTGGACTGGACCAAACATATACTCTTTC ACCACGAGAGAGTTTTAGTGCACCTCGTGAATTTTCACAAAGCCATGTCTTCAATAGCCAGCGAGGAGCCTTTGTGAATGTTTATGGCAACACCTTCCAAGGTTAT GGGTTTAACAATATCTCATATCAGAACCAAATCTTCAACCCTCTACTTTCAATCGTCCAACGCGGTGGCTCTTGCGAGAGCACACTAGTAGCCAGTACAACTTTCCCCGACCTCGGATCAGGGAACATTATCATCAACAATCTTGATGGCGTTATCGACCATCCTTACCACCTGCACGGCAACGAGTTCCAGGTGATAGGACGAGGAACTGGAGCTCTCAGCCTTGATAACCTGACAAATATTGACTTCAATTTGGACAACCCTGTGAGAAAGGATACCCTCTGGATACAGGGCGGAAGTTGGGTGGTACTGAGGATCACGACGGATAACCCTGGAGTTTGGGCCTTGCACTGTCATATTGGGTGGCATCTTACTGAGGGAAAG TTGGCTGTGGTTGTCATTCAACCAGGTGCGATTGGACATATGGAGGGCCCCGAGTCTTGGACGAAT CTCTGTGCTAACACTGATCCCAATGCATTTGGACCCGCACGACGctcaccttctccatctaTTCAATCCTCTAAGACATCCACTTTCCAGTATCTGCGCGAAGTGAAAGGGAAGGTCGTTAAACGTAGAGGTGCTCGAGAGGCGTGA